Part of the Leptodactylus fuscus isolate aLepFus1 chromosome 6, aLepFus1.hap2, whole genome shotgun sequence genome, atgtcCATATGGCGCATCAGTACTGCAGAAATGTGAGCCGACACCACTGGGGAAGATGGGACCTGTTGTGCCGGAGTTGCCTTATGATGACCCATATGAAAATTGTTTAAAGGCTTCATTATCATATCAAAACCTATGCCCAGTGTAAATTCCTTTATACCCCATACTTATGTATCACGAGGActgaggctgcgttcacatggagtaatgcgccgctcattctgacacgtaaacacgtgtcagagtgagcgcagtaaaacagaatcccattgacttcaaagggttcggTCTACACGCGtatgacattgaaagcaataggtataaaagcctcccatttgagttccatgggtagcgcgcgtaagaccgaacccattgaagtcaatgggattctgttttacttcgctcactctgacacgtgtttacgtgtcagaataagcggcgcgttactccatgtgaatgcagcctaagggtttGTCCAGGTCACCATATTGTACAGTCCATATTTTGTCCATAAATTTCTAATTGTTCTAACTAGCAACAGCATGTATCCATCCCTATGAGGCTAATAGTTTAGGCCTGTGATAAATGCTAAAGTCCCACGTAGCGAGCCGTAGCCAAAAAAAACCGTGAGAGTTTTTCAAATGGCAACATTTTCAGCAAAATCATTGCGTTTAAGCTAcgtgggaccctggccttaaaCAGAATTTGCAGCTGTATATGGTCACAGCACAGTTGTCTGAATAAGCCTTAAAATTCAGCTCAGTGTCGCACCACATCCATAATACTCTTTGTGTTTTTTACCATTTATTATTGCGGGGGAAGGGAATTTAGCATCACAAAGCCGTAGTGAGCACTTCCTAGTGGTTGCAGAAATGATATTGTGTATGTAAGATTTATCTGCTCATGGTGTAGGCCGTGATCCATCCCTATAGTTGCTGGGGGCAAATACCCTTTGACATATCACACGTAAATGATGCAAGTCACATTCTCCTTGACATCTTTGAAGTCTATGCTCAGGACAGATGAATTAGATATTGGGGATGACAAGAACAAATTTTGAGTAGAAGGGAAGACAATGACTTCAGATTAGCGGCAGATTATCACGCTGTGAAGAAATGGACATATTTGTAATTGCAGCCGCCCCCCTGCCGGGAGCTCTCATGCTGAATCTGGCAGATTTCTGGCGCGCTCCATAAACAGGAGATTAAGTAACAATTAGCGAACAAACTCAAGTTTTTTTTATAGCTTTATTACTCTGTAGCCAAAATGATCCACATCAAAGTAGCTGTATATTTCACACCACATCTCCCTAACTCAAGATGAATGGAGCGTCGAGTCAGGGCCCGTCCTGGATGTGGCTTATGCCAAGAATATGTGACAACGCGACCTGGATTTACCACCTTATAACAAGCAGAGTAACCTGAAGATCCTGGGCACCAATGCAAAATCAGTAACACCGCCACCTATCACACATCTTTCCCAAATTGTTTCATCTCTGCAGAGGTTGTTAGGAAATCTCAATGGCAATGGTATAATTTCCATATAGGCAACTTTATGCGTCAAATATTCCTTCAGGGGGCCCCCACAGGTTCCAGGGTCCAATACAGACATCTACCTCTTCACGCCTTATAGCTACACCAATAGGTAGAGCTCTTCGGACTGCCGATGTGCCACAAATGACACCTACAGCAGATGGGAGCTGACATACAATTCAGATATATTCGGATGTATGTATTTATGGATGTATGTATTTCggatgtatttttcggactataagacgcagacccggcatccgatgTAATAGAAAGGCTCCTCCAaacccccccccggaatagcagcatcgctcctgccgctgctggcttcctgcagggcaggagcgtagcgatgtcgcaggccccggcacctgtgccggcgtctaaccctcccggcatccgcctttctattacagcggatgctgggtctgtatgaaataaataaaagttctaaattatctcctttccctaaaatacatataaaagtagaaaatcatatgtcaaacacatacatattaggtatccctctgtccgaaaatgcccggtctactaatagttttcctgtacggtgaacgtcaaaatcaaaagtgctaaaccgccggggtttttttgccataaaaggtgatctaagcaatagacattccccaaaatggtataactaaaaagtacatctggccctgcaaaaaaatgctctatgcgtccccgtacagctgcagggtcacctgtcaatgtggccttgcagctgttgcaaaacttcaactcccatatattaaatattttaccatttttgcttcaaaatttttttcccctattttcctcctctaaaacctaggtgcgtcttatagtccgaaaaatatggtaatttaGACTcacttataataaatatgtctgaCTACTCGCCCAATTGGTTGCAATTTTCTACACAAGTCAGACATACATCTAAATGTGCAACTTTTTGATTCCAGAAGGCTGGCATAGtggtttaataaatgtgcccgtGCCGTCTTCTTCTAATTGttcctgtcacggagcaaaggtatacgtcttcctccggatggtcttttgaatcaacacggacacaagaggtcgggagacaacagcaatttattgtaatccacaaagttagtagccggcggcggtcacatcaaccgtaataacaataagtccacagaagtcacaatccaatgataactttggttccttggtcctgtaactaaatcctggctctctgcagagctgtgcacaggccggctaacacatactaactccagctacaactatatactaagactgttacacctatatctgtgggtgggaagggctgagtcacagatccttcccccctcacctataccaaggagagcagactccctgtctactatggacaatgcaccatccaacatcttcttggagacactgatcagattatctccacccattgtcctcactagttagaggtatttgcatacaatgtgctaacacactagaccctaatcagccaattacacattgatgtatacaacaggttagagaatacattccacatgaaatatatattacacattgcctatagtatagactctaaccatcccgtgacaacccctccccctctcaaaacatgtgcatgacacaattggcctacacaggtaaattggggaatgcacatcagtctctatagctcatatgtcctcctgccgggataacccatctgcgttctggtgttggttccctcagcggtactgaatggtaaagttgtagggttgaagggctggcatctggcagaaaatccggtcaatccatgttggcgtctctctgagcttggcttcgggtcactgctcccacaaagtggcactgtagatttacaacatcgttgcctaacagaacatcggccggcagcccgctcatcacaccaattgtgcatcgttttggtccataaccatagtcgagttccacagtagctttaggaatacgtttccgagtacctcctgccaactcgatagaaaggccagggccctcctctagggcctcgggtcgaaccactcgggggtccgctaccgttaggaaagctcccgagtcccggaatccaacaactgttcggccatccaggaggacctcctgcaagtgcttccgctgagggtttgcgggatgtgtggcggaaggctgaatcccatagacccctggaggtggaacagatgggtcattcatggagtcatctggaaatggggccaaactttcagtcctaggggtggttcccaggtagtgaataggccgggatgccacggtggcccgtgcccccatgttaacagggcaactagcttgcaaatgtccaggccgcccgcacccaaaacatctgcgctctagcattcttccagtaggtcgttgtctagggacagggttgttcatagctggaggccgatgggctggggcaggggtagagggggaattgtaatcctgaggccgggcacgaaaggtgggtggctggatgaagggtgtctggcggactgtggtagttttccgctcctctgcaaacaacctcttccactgcggcttgatggtcaggccctcatctgcaagggaagcagcttgctccactgtggctggattccgttccagcacccactcacggatctcagcggggcactgggaaaagaactgttccttaagtatgacttggaggaacttatcgactgtgacagcctcctctccttctagccagcgcttgcatgcttgcttcaacttgtgggcgaacatgtggaaggagcttcccccattgtaagacaaagagcggaactgaactcggtaggtctctggagtgactgcataatacttctgcaccgctcttttaatggcctcatagtcccgctgatcactagggtccatagctctgagagcttccgcagccccatctcgtaggtgccccaccagataccggacccaatccttctctgggacttccatcaggtggcactggtgttcgaagtcctgaaaatatccatcaacatccccagccgcttcatcaaaggtcttgaagtgtttatgggagacatatggtggttctctcactgttgggctgggggtcgacgtttgattataattccgcgtagttatctcagccattcgcatttcatgcgcaattctttccttttcatgcgccattctctgttcctccttctccgtttcctgagccctctgtaatgctctactcctttgctctgcagttgctcctagccccagcactgccaattcctcctcatacaaaacaacccatctgctcttttgggtctgtacctgccactcccgtatctctactgtctcctggaggcagccctcctcatggtcgctttgcagggtcatctcctccagtgcctcgatcagttgatctttcgttcttccctggtaactcaggtttagttcccgggcccttacttgtagacttgccatagtccagttcctgtattctgaggttgtggctccattaatcgctgggctgctgtagtccatctcgctgtccgctgttgatcccactgctgccaccagttgtcacggagcaaaggtatacgtcttcctccggatggtcttttgaatcaacacagacacaagaggtcgggagacaacagcaatttattgtaatccacaaagttagtagccggcggcgttcacatcaaccgtaataacaataagtccacagaagtcacaatccaatgataactttggttccttggtcctgtaactaaatcctggctctctgcagagctgtgcacaggccggctaacacatactaactccagctacaactatatactaagactgttacacctatatctgtgggtgggaagggctgagtcacagatccttcccccctcacctataccaaggagagcagactccctgtctactatggacaatgcaccatccaacatcttcttggagacactgatcaaattatctccacccattgtcctcactggtcctcactagttagaggtatttgcatacaatgtgctaacacactagaccctaatcagccaactacacattgatgtatacaacaggttagagaatacattccacatgaaatatatattacacattgcctatagtatagactctaaccatcccgtgacagttccatttccaggattacgCCGCAGTGTAATTCTTTATATATCTGCTGTGGGAATCTGGTTATAGCGAGCGTCCAATCGTATCAGCGGAGTAACCATTGTAACAGTTATTGGTTTGCAATGGAATAATTTCAGAGCTCATTAAGAAGCCGCTGTATTTAGTGCCCCCAGAAGGAAAGTGTATGTGACATGTTTCCACCGTAGCAATTTACTTAAGAGGCCATACTGATAATAGTGCATATCGGAGAGCAGTGAGCGGGTGAGTGGGAGTGGTGGGGAGGGGGTTTGATGGTTCTAGTCTAGTATTTAATTCTTAAATGAACCTCTGCGTGTAGATAATGGATGGACTTCCTGTCAGGAAATGGCTGACTGCGCTCCAGGAATACGTTGCGATGGATCTCTTGCTGATATAATTGTCATATAATGCACATATTTACTAATTGGTGCTCTGTGCACACGGGCGCCCTCAGCCTGCTGGGAAATACTCAGAACATGGACAAGGCCTGTCATCATGACAGACGTTCCTGTTTTCCATGTGAGAGCATTGTTACGGTGATTGTGGTTACACAGACACACGGGCAACTTATTTGATCAGTAAACtcacttgttttattttttttgtgtgaggGGCTAAAGCCTGAAGCTTTTCATCAGGGTCTATTCTGGTGTATGACGAATATATAGAAATGGGACATCTCAGTGGGGATAATACTATATCACTTCTGCAGGGTAATGAGTGCGGATTCCACAGGAAAAGCGTTTAAGACTACCTTACTGTATGGCATTCCTCTATTGTTCCTCCTGAAAATGCATGATGAAAATTGTCAAATGATAACATCCCATTGTCAATAAGGCATGTTCTTCACAGTCTCACACTGCAATGTAACACGCAACATCAACATGAGTAATAGTAGTGCCCATATAGGGAGATAAATAGTGTCAGCCACTTCTGGTGCCATTTATCTCATGCCAATAGGATCAAccgtgttgaaattcaacatgtccaaacctttttttttttttttgtagattgtgtgtttttgtacattattcccctatctgtatgtctttggagtatgggaggaaatccacacaaacaaggggagaacatacaaactccttgcggatgtttttgtccttggcaggattccaacccagtattccagagctgcaaggctgcagtgctaactactgagccaccatgttcgaACCTTGTTTCCCACAGGGGACAATTTAATAGTACCACAGGTGTTAGATTAGGAATTATCTTCCCAAAAAAGATCTATGACTAACTGAAGGAAGATCCTGAGATCCCAAGGGAGATCAACACTACAGTTTCTAGCGAGTAAATAATGCTGAGAGTTGAGTTCCCATAAAAACTTCTCATCTagcttaaggataggccatcaatttttttttttttttttaaaaaaaagataattCCTTTAAAAGTGACAGTCCAGTGTCAGGGGCCCACAGGGGGATTCACCTGTTCCCCTATAGACTAGTCCGAGCTGGCAGGGACAGAGAAGGAGCAGGAAAGTATTTTCACAAAAGATCTATAGGAAAAGAACAGGGGGAGATCAATCTGTTACCTTAGGTCACAATGGTAGTTTTCAATAGTAATAGGCAGCAGAAAGATTTCCTGTGTACACAGCAACCCACGGTATAAAAAACAGGTCACACTTTGATAATGTGACTTACTGAAGAAGGTGAAAAGCAGGATAAAGAAAGGCACTATGAGCAGACAACTGTTACTATTGAGGGGGTGGTCTTTAACAAAGCCAGAATTTATGGAAAAGTGAGCTCTTCCACTAACCCATTTCACCAAGAGGTAGCCAAGACAGACAAGAAAAAGGCCTGAATACCTAGACTGAATTGCATTACCTTTCCTCTGGTTTCTACAAATATTTCCTTGTAACATAATGAACAACCTTATGCACAATGAAATATCTTTCATGATTTCATTTGATGTGCACACAACAAACTTTTCAAGGTGCCTTCATGacacatttctaaaaaaaaatagagcCATATAGCCGAGAGTTAAACCTGTCACAGTCCACATGTATACAAATGATATTCTGCAGTAGCATAGTCCTCATAGTAATAAGTCACACTCTAGAGTCCATGGCGTACATCTTCCCAGTGGCAGTTCTTCCATATTTGTATACAGATCTTTGTTTCCTCGAGGATGATCCCATGTctagagaaatataaaaaaaacaaagttagcctaaagccccacgttggggaaatgcagcattttttgttgcatattttgctgaatCTTTTTGGGTCAAAGTGAggaatggcttgaaaaggaatggaaaatataatggAAGCTCTTAGATGTATGAGATTATAAAAACATAGAACTCACTGATTTTCTACAATGTAAAATAATTAGTATTTTCTTCTATCCCATGTTTGAATATTGTCAATATTTTCTAAATTTtaacaaagtataaaaaaaagtaccTCTGAATATGTAAAGACAACACGTGAGGACTATTGATGCCAGAAAGCAGCCAGTGGATCCAGCCATCCCCAACCAACATGACCATCCAAATTCATAGTGAATTCCCAAGAAGATGTTCTGTAACACCAAGGTGGCTCTCTCCACATAGACATCCACTGCGTACCACACCGAGCCAATCATTCCTGGAATACCTGCCAATCACAAAAGCAATTTGTGTGAGTAGCACAAGTTTTAAAGACCTAGAAAAGATCTTCAGAAGACcaataagcagtggcgtaactaaagtcataTGGGCCTCActgcaaacttttgtccaagGCTCCCGACAGCGTAGTCTTGATAGTGacagttatgggtgctgcagtgatatctcagataTTTGAGAGGGGTATAAATTTTAGTACTCTCAACTgcggttatcaagaatacggtgagtgagtgGCACCAGGCATGTAAATAATACTGGGAGCTGTGTGTGCTGTGAAGCAGCTGATCGgcggggtcctaacagtctaagagatgtgagagatcagtggggggtccaactcctgggacccctgctaatcaactctttgaagatactgtggtgcttttTCAAGTGCCATGACTCCTTcgatatttacattgcacagtattgGTTTTATAATCACAATGCAATGTTGTTACagactgtaataatagtgcacggctgctataaaacagatggcgtgtgatgtgaatagtgaagggtccccacacagtataatatgctcaacaatggctacacacagtataatatgctccacagtggcccacacacagtataatatgctccacagtatgatatgctccacagtggcccacacactgtataatatgcttcacagtggcccacaaacaatataatatgctccccacagtggccctttacAGTATAAAATTCAACCAGGAGCCCCCCTAGAGCTGCTTCAGGTGAACCCCAATATTTGCTGAATATTAtcctcaaaccccagagtataatacgtaggcgtccaggggaagtgattataaataacaaacacttatactcaccttgccttttCTTTTCACCCCTCCTAGGCATCCTCACTCCATTTGGCTCTCTTCAGCATCCTCTTTGATCCTCTTCTCGCCTGTGACTGAGCTGACGTCATTACACCGGTGTGACtgagcccaatcacaggtctgaaGAGCCCCAGAGAGGATGCTGGGAAATGTCAGaatcccagaagaggtgagtataaatatttttagtcacctcccctgagctggCTTGTATTGGAAACAATAAGTATAGTCATGGGGAACAGGGCTTTTCCCCGACTACTATCATGGTGATCAGCGTCTCCAGCCATCTCCAGTTGGCCATGGGCTCTGTACCCCTCCAGCCACTGCAATAATGAACATAGTTAGCAGCAACATCTAAGAAAACACAGAGAACAAGTAGGGCAAGCCAACACCATTCATACACATAGAGTAGACATAAACAAACAAAAGCtctttttctgaaaaaaattcagGTGGAGACATGGAGATGGAGACAATCATAGagttgattaaaaaaaacctgaagaTACTACAAGATCACAGAATATTTGAGCTTTTTCATTTTTTGGGAGCATCAAGTAAGTCAAGAAATTGAGATCTTTTACAAATATCTTAGGTtactttaaacatttttttatagTAATTGTATACCACAGAAGAGATAGCTCATACCTCCTATCCCAAATATGAATCCAGCCATGTAACACATGCGCAGCTTGATATAAGGTTCTTCTTTCAGGAACTTCACAGTGTCCATTCCAAGCACCAATATGATTAATGCAAAACTTGCAAGGATGTCAGCTATGATCATAAGGGCTCGTGCAAGGACTATCTTCACTGCAGAATAAAGTAGCATTGcatttatataatataagatATTGGATTGTTAAACATATGGTAATGGTTTtattagagatgggagaaccaatTCACCACGAGCTGGGCTCAACCAGAATATTCCAAATAGTTTGGTTTTTAACACAATCAAATAAATGGGGATTCATATTGGATGAACTTAAATGGTCGCCACTGATACGTGTCTTGTGAATTACTGTAACATTGTGGTGCCACCTGACAGCCTCATAGCCAATAGTCAGCGGTAGACACCATGCAATTGTTATATGCAATATATAGAGAGTACTGAGTGCTGCAAATCTTGCAATACGgctaggagtaggagaattagaaAACAGATTAGTCAGATTGAATCACTTTCAGGCAGATTAGATAGGACTGAGGGAGAATATCAGTGCTATGTGAGCCTGACTGCAGCAGTAATAACTCCATCGTATTAATCGATACTTTATTGCACTGCCATCTTTGTTCCTAAAGCTACCACCACGACCACCACTcaaccagacatgtcctgtggcctggtctgTTACAATCCTCTATACCACACTGTTGGCTCCACAGTGTTGGCATAAACaagaaaacatttttatttcaaatttGATCCCACaaagggatatttttttttttttttttttttttaaagaaaagtcaATTCTTCATCCTTTTTCACCTAGGCTCAAAATAGCCACACATTTATCCCATATAACAAAAAGCCTGTATAACTCCCAATTCTCCCAATCCAAACCAAACAATGTatatgtaaggctgcattcacactgagtaacgctggcgttttttgtgcttatttttgcacatagcgccgcgttaatgccgcgtatacgccacgtatatgccgtgtttgcgccgcgctattttgtggtggcgttgcccggcgttaacgcggcgctatgtgcaaaaataagcacaaaaaatgccagcgttactcagtgtgaatgcagccttagagggACAAATGGATCCGCGCTCACCAACTGTAGTCTTTGTCACAATTCTTTAATAAAGCCTttgacacacaacgcgtttcgaaacctttAGCTGGTTTCTTCATCAGGTGTACATAAGAACAGCATGAGTATAACTCCCAACACATCAAAAGGGGCTAATTTTCCTATAAAACCATTGCTATTTGCAATATAATCGCCATGTATGTCTAAAAAagatttctagcagtgtattacactgcatgtgcccgaggacatgaaaggtgcttTTTAAAAAAGGACATATGTCCACCTAG contains:
- the LOC142210617 gene encoding claudin-16-like, whose amino-acid sequence is MCKQFFVFWSPPDLRLTVVLQFMALFLALVSTVFLVVATWTDCWMINADDSLEVSQKCRGLWWECVTNTQDGIKTCDQYDSILAEHPLKIVLARALMIIADILASFALIILVLGMDTVKFLKEEPYIKLRMCYMAGFIFGIGGIPGMIGSVWYAVDVYVERATLVLQNIFLGIHYEFGWSCWLGMAGSTGCFLASIVLTCCLYIFRDMGSSSRKQRSVYKYGRTATGKMYAMDSRV